The proteins below are encoded in one region of Acidithiobacillus ferrooxidans ATCC 23270:
- a CDS encoding fimbria/pilus outer membrane usher protein, translated as MTSRSGLLAVHDQSRSFAIRFAAAIVVALILMGAAQRAIAGGGETLLLSVVVNGYHTGKIGEFRLNKGTLRARPQELHDLGFKVPKSIPVGTDGRVALSELPDFAWHIDQATQTLYVTVGSKRLLPQLLHTETSPASELPVQSGLGATLDYDVTGTSVAGQKLGAGQFNFRAFSPWGVASSGLLAYVGGGPQGLGTNAVIRLNSTYTYSDPETLRRYRVGDFITGGLSWTRPVRLGGIQISSDFSMRPDLITFPLPGVSGTVAVPSTVNVLVNGMQVLSSQVRPGPFEIPQVPMITGAGTVVTTVTNALGQQVTTTLPFYASANLLAPGLQTFSAGLGFVRLNWGFLSNDYGPLAGSITFRRGLTDALTVEAHAEGTRGVAMAGGGIVVNIDNRGVLNLSAAGSTSQGHTGAQFSVGVQRIGRVFSAGASAIFADPDFRDIAAMNGDPVPTRQISANVGLSLGRFGSFGISYAGIDRNAASMPIPVYAPPGTVVTEGGAPVSVYYFLPAEHAHILSASYSLQIGPVSFYATGYHDFANSGDSGVQMGVTIPLGSRSSIGGSLASSSGNDSAQVQLMQSPVTIGDWGYQAYATTGRTSQEFGQLQYKSPWGLVSAGASRIDRQTLVQGEVRGALSFMDGGLFASNTINNSFAIVDTDGFGNIRVLDENRLVGRTDSAGQLLVPDLRSYQANHIAIDPNDVPINATLPYATRDVRPPDRSGVVVKFPIRASYGALLRLVDQSGKNLPVGSVATLQKTGVSVPVGYDGEAYVVNLSPHNRLLVERPDGQRCIVTFTYHPIAGTIPSIGPLTCRKDGP; from the coding sequence TTGACCAGTCGGTCCGGGTTGTTGGCAGTCCATGATCAATCGCGCTCCTTCGCGATACGGTTCGCCGCCGCGATCGTCGTCGCGCTGATCTTGATGGGTGCGGCACAGAGGGCAATAGCTGGCGGTGGTGAGACGCTGCTGCTCTCCGTAGTGGTCAACGGCTACCATACGGGCAAGATTGGCGAGTTTCGGTTGAACAAAGGCACGTTGCGCGCTCGGCCACAAGAGTTGCATGATCTTGGCTTCAAGGTTCCCAAGTCCATTCCGGTCGGGACGGATGGCCGCGTCGCCTTGTCCGAACTTCCCGACTTTGCTTGGCATATCGATCAGGCCACGCAGACGCTTTACGTCACGGTGGGCAGCAAACGGCTCTTGCCTCAACTCCTGCACACCGAAACAAGCCCTGCCAGCGAGCTTCCGGTGCAAAGCGGCCTTGGGGCGACCCTCGACTACGATGTCACCGGCACTTCGGTCGCAGGCCAGAAACTGGGTGCCGGGCAATTCAACTTCCGGGCCTTCTCGCCTTGGGGTGTGGCAAGTTCGGGTCTGTTGGCCTATGTCGGCGGCGGCCCTCAGGGCCTGGGAACAAACGCCGTAATACGCCTGAACAGCACCTATACCTATTCGGATCCGGAAACACTGCGCCGCTATCGCGTCGGGGACTTCATTACCGGTGGTTTGAGCTGGACCCGTCCGGTCCGCCTGGGTGGCATACAAATCAGCTCAGACTTCTCTATGCGACCTGATCTAATTACCTTCCCATTGCCCGGCGTCAGCGGAACCGTCGCCGTTCCCTCGACGGTCAACGTGCTGGTCAACGGCATGCAGGTGCTTTCGAGCCAGGTGCGGCCCGGTCCCTTCGAGATCCCGCAGGTCCCGATGATCACTGGTGCCGGAACGGTGGTGACGACGGTGACCAATGCGCTCGGGCAACAGGTCACTACGACCCTGCCGTTCTATGCCAGTGCGAATCTGCTTGCGCCTGGACTGCAGACCTTCTCGGCCGGGCTTGGATTCGTGCGGCTCAACTGGGGTTTCCTCAGCAACGACTATGGCCCATTGGCCGGATCCATAACCTTTCGCCGTGGCCTCACGGACGCGCTGACGGTGGAAGCCCATGCCGAAGGTACGCGGGGAGTGGCCATGGCAGGCGGCGGTATCGTGGTGAATATCGACAATCGTGGCGTACTGAATCTTTCCGCCGCAGGCAGTACATCTCAAGGGCACACCGGTGCGCAGTTCTCCGTCGGGGTCCAGCGCATCGGCCGTGTTTTCAGCGCTGGCGCCTCGGCGATCTTTGCCGATCCCGACTTTCGCGATATAGCAGCAATGAACGGAGATCCGGTCCCGACGCGCCAGATCAGTGCCAACGTCGGTCTGTCCCTCGGCCGTTTCGGCTCCTTTGGTATCAGCTATGCCGGTATCGACCGTAATGCCGCATCGATGCCAATCCCGGTATACGCTCCACCCGGAACCGTGGTGACGGAAGGCGGGGCGCCCGTAAGCGTATATTATTTCCTGCCTGCCGAACACGCTCATATCCTTTCGGCCAGCTATTCGCTGCAGATTGGCCCAGTATCGTTCTACGCCACGGGCTACCATGATTTCGCCAATAGTGGCGACAGTGGTGTGCAGATGGGAGTGACCATTCCGCTCGGCAGCCGGAGCTCGATCGGGGGTAGTCTGGCATCCTCTTCGGGAAACGATTCCGCTCAGGTGCAGCTCATGCAGTCCCCGGTCACGATCGGGGACTGGGGCTATCAGGCCTACGCCACCACTGGCCGGACCAGCCAGGAATTCGGCCAGTTGCAATACAAGTCGCCCTGGGGACTTGTTTCGGCGGGCGCCAGTCGGATCGACCGGCAAACCCTGGTGCAGGGCGAGGTACGGGGCGCTCTTTCTTTTATGGATGGCGGATTGTTCGCGTCCAACACCATCAACAACAGCTTTGCCATCGTTGATACCGATGGTTTCGGAAATATTCGCGTCCTGGACGAGAATCGGTTGGTTGGGCGAACCGACTCGGCTGGACAACTGCTGGTTCCGGACCTGCGCTCTTACCAGGCCAACCATATCGCCATCGATCCCAATGATGTGCCGATCAATGCCACTCTACCCTATGCGACTCGCGACGTGCGCCCACCGGACCGGTCCGGTGTTGTCGTGAAGTTCCCCATACGGGCGAGTTACGGCGCGCTGTTACGTCTAGTGGATCAATCGGGCAAGAATCTTCCGGTCGGTAGCGTCGCCACACTCCAGAAAACCGGTGTCAGTGTCCCGGTCGGCTACGATGGTGAGGCCTACGTAGTCAACCTGAGCCCCCACAATCGGCTGCTTGTCGAGCGGCCGGATGGGCAACGCTGCATCGTTACCTTTACGTATCATCCCATAGCCGGCACGATTCCATCGATTGGCCCCCTAACCTGCCGGAAGGACGGACCATGA
- a CDS encoding Csu type fimbrial protein: MKRKLALAALLIFAPTAVDAACSVTATGVAFGTYVPSAASNSTGTVTVSCSATLGLLFNWTIALNAGVNSGGSFSNRRMASGNSYLSYQLYTDSGHTTVWGDGTSGTATVSGNCLISFLGIPCSGSATVYGQIPALQNPSPGAYTDTITVTVTY, from the coding sequence ATGAAACGGAAGCTCGCTTTAGCCGCACTGCTGATTTTTGCGCCGACGGCGGTCGATGCGGCCTGCAGCGTTACCGCCACCGGCGTTGCGTTCGGAACCTATGTGCCGTCCGCCGCCTCGAATTCCACCGGCACAGTGACGGTCAGTTGTAGCGCTACCCTTGGGCTGTTGTTCAATTGGACGATCGCGCTCAATGCGGGTGTCAACAGCGGTGGCAGCTTTTCCAACCGACGGATGGCCTCCGGAAACTCCTATTTATCCTACCAACTCTATACCGATTCCGGGCATACTACGGTATGGGGCGACGGTACAAGCGGCACCGCGACGGTCAGTGGTAATTGTCTAATTAGTTTCCTGGGCATACCCTGCTCTGGCAGCGCCACCGTCTACGGCCAGATTCCTGCCCTGCAAAATCCAAGCCCCGGCGCCTACACCGACACCATTACGGTAACGGTCACGTACTGA
- a CDS encoding DUF2442 domain-containing protein has translation MDQVDKILERDWDAANQRGQETLAAGPLAVSAYYDQPTGKVVVELNNGVGLHIPPALIQGMEHATPADMAEIVIEGHGIGLRFPRLDADLYVPALARGVLGASAWMRSLGRKGGISKSPAKAEAARKNGRLGGRPPSTEKKAVP, from the coding sequence ATGGACCAGGTAGACAAAATTCTTGAGCGCGACTGGGACGCTGCAAATCAGCGTGGACAGGAGACGCTTGCCGCTGGCCCGCTGGCGGTGTCCGCCTACTATGACCAACCTACGGGAAAAGTCGTTGTCGAGCTGAACAACGGCGTTGGCCTGCACATCCCACCGGCGTTGATTCAAGGCATGGAGCATGCCACCCCCGCAGACATGGCAGAGATCGTCATAGAAGGGCATGGCATTGGGTTACGCTTCCCGCGGCTGGACGCTGATCTGTACGTCCCCGCATTGGCGCGGGGGGTTCTCGGCGCATCCGCATGGATGCGTAGCCTTGGACGGAAAGGGGGTATATCAAAAAGTCCCGCCAAGGCAGAGGCAGCCAGAAAAAACGGACGGCTTGGCGGACGTCCGCCATCAACGGAAAAGAAGGCCGTACCGTAA
- the minE gene encoding cell division topological specificity factor MinE yields the protein MSFLDYFLGSRKKSANVAKDRLKLILAHERDADGPDFLPALQEELLAVIAKYIPVDKENIKVSMERRGDFEVLELNVLFPDQH from the coding sequence ATGTCCTTTCTTGATTACTTCCTCGGTTCCCGCAAAAAGAGCGCCAATGTCGCGAAGGATCGTCTGAAACTGATCCTCGCCCACGAGCGGGATGCCGACGGTCCCGACTTCCTGCCGGCATTGCAGGAAGAACTCCTGGCGGTGATCGCCAAATACATTCCCGTGGACAAGGAAAACATCAAGGTGAGCATGGAACGGCGGGGAGATTTTGAAGTGCTGGAATTGAACGTTCTTTTCCCGGATCAGCACTGA
- the minD gene encoding septum site-determining protein MinD, with product MAKIIVITSGKGGVGKTTTSAAFASGLALRGYRTVVIDFDVGLRNLDLIMGCERRVVYDLINVIQGEAKLQQALIKDKRCENLYVLPTSQTRDKDALTTEGVTAVMDELRKDFDYIVCDSPAGIESGALMALYHADEAIVVTNPEVSSVRDSDRILGILAARSRRAEQGEEPVKEHLLLTRYSPKRVEDGEMLSLGDVKELLRTPLLGVIPESEVILQASNQGIPAIHMENSDVAEAYKDVVARFLGEERPLRFIQPVKVGFFKRLFGG from the coding sequence GTGGCCAAAATCATTGTCATCACTTCCGGAAAGGGTGGGGTCGGCAAAACCACCACCAGCGCCGCCTTTGCCAGCGGCCTCGCCCTGCGTGGCTATCGTACCGTCGTCATCGACTTCGACGTGGGTCTGCGCAACCTCGATCTGATCATGGGTTGCGAGCGACGGGTCGTGTACGACCTCATCAATGTCATCCAGGGCGAGGCCAAATTGCAGCAGGCGCTCATCAAGGATAAGCGCTGTGAGAACCTCTACGTGCTGCCCACGTCCCAAACCCGCGACAAAGATGCCCTGACCACCGAAGGGGTAACGGCGGTCATGGATGAACTGCGCAAGGATTTCGACTATATCGTTTGCGATTCACCGGCGGGGATCGAGTCGGGTGCGCTCATGGCGCTCTACCATGCCGACGAAGCCATTGTGGTCACCAATCCGGAAGTCTCCTCCGTCCGCGATTCCGACCGTATTCTCGGCATTCTCGCCGCCCGCTCGCGGCGGGCGGAACAGGGGGAGGAACCGGTGAAGGAGCATCTCCTCCTCACCCGTTACTCCCCCAAGCGCGTCGAGGATGGGGAAATGCTTTCTCTGGGCGACGTGAAGGAGCTGCTGCGCACCCCCCTGCTGGGCGTGATCCCCGAATCCGAAGTGATCCTCCAGGCCTCCAATCAGGGCATACCCGCCATTCACATGGAAAACAGCGATGTGGCAGAGGCCTATAAGGACGTCGTCGCCCGCTTCCTCGGTGAAGAGCGCCCCCTGCGCTTTATTCAGCCGGTCAAGGTGGGGTTCTTCAAACGACTCTTTGGAGGCTGA